The sequence below is a genomic window from Rudanella lutea DSM 19387.
ACGATGGGCGCCTTTAGACACATAAGGTGTACCCGAATCTGGTGCATACGTCCGGTAATTGGCATACACTCCACCAGGGTATGATGCCCGTAAGCCCGCAACGTATTGAAGATGGTTTCGGCAATTTTGCCTTTTTCCCGGTCAATCCGTACGGCGGTGCCATCTTTAATGGGGGCAATGGGCAGGTACACTGATACCCCATCGAAGTCATGGATACCGTTGACTACGGCATGGTACCGCTTGGCCACTTCGCGGTGCTCAAATTGCATGGCCAGATGCCGGTAGGCTTCGGGGTTTTTGGCAATGGCCAGAATCCCCGACGTTTCCTTGTCGAGCCGGTGGCCCAGTTGTGCATCGGCATGGTACTCTTTGGCCA
It includes:
- a CDS encoding RluA family pseudouridine synthase yields the protein MKLNFESLIVFENDDYILINKPPHVASLDERTQDRGGVSILRLAKEYHADAQLGHRLDKETSGILAIAKNPEAYRHLAMQFEHREVAKRYHAVVNGIHDFDGVSVYLPIAPIKDGTAVRIDREKGKIAETIFNTLRAYGHHTLVECMPITGRMHQIRVHLMCLKAPIVNDPTYGGAPIYLSKIKRKFNLKKDTEEQPLIQRVALHAHSLTFDLLNGETATFVAPYPKDFDTVVKQLEKNA